The segment ATGCCCACGAGCAGGATGTGCGGACGGGATTGATTGATCATATGAACGACCGGCCGCGAATCCTTTCGATTAAAATAGCCGTGATGGGTTCCCACAACATCGAGACCCGGAAATCGCTCCTGCAATACTCGCCCCGCCTCCTGCGCTACTCCTTCATGACCGCCAAGAAGAAAAAGCGAATACCGTTTGCGCCGAGCCAGCTCGCACAAATCATAAATCCAGTCCGCTCCGGTCATGCGGCACGGGAGACTCTTGCCCAACAAACGAGCTCCAAACAGAAGGCCGGCTCCATCGACGTAGATGACATCGGCCTTCTGCATCGCCATCTTCAAAATCTCATCTTCATACACCAGATTCATCGTTCTGACGTTTCCATAATTTATGGTAAGCCGCTTCTGCGAATCCAGGCAGTCGGAGACTATGTTTAGCAGGTCCTCCAGGCGCAGCTTCATGAGAGGTATCCCGAACATCGATACGGTATTATTCGCATCATTCCGCAAAGCGTTTGTGCCCGCATAATTCTGAGCGTGTTCGATTGTATGCATGATACGAAATATTTCCTCAGCCCTTGCTCTCGATTCGTCTCGACAGCAGAGTGTTTTTTATGCTTGCCAACCTGCGTTTCAGGCGCTTATCCAGATACTTGACGTCTTTCATCGAACAACTCTGGAAAAGAGCCATATACTGCTTTGCGGTCAGCGAG is part of the Candidatus Abyssobacteria bacterium SURF_5 genome and harbors:
- a CDS encoding glycosyltransferase; its protein translation is MHTIEHAQNYAGTNALRNDANNTVSMFGIPLMKLRLEDLLNIVSDCLDSQKRLTINYGNVRTMNLVYEDEILKMAMQKADVIYVDGAGLLFGARLLGKSLPCRMTGADWIYDLCELARRKRYSLFLLGGHEGVAQEAGRVLQERFPGLDVVGTHHGYFNRKDSRPVVHMINQSRPHILLVGMGSPIQEKWIFKYRGMLDVSICWAVGGLFNFVTGRERRAPAWMNDHSLEWLFRLVQDPKRLWKRYVVGNPVFILRVVKQLMHEKLLHSEAAVDGE